In Pseudomonas hamedanensis, a single window of DNA contains:
- a CDS encoding FadR/GntR family transcriptional regulator produces MDYRKPSDRKSMHSRIVQELGMQIVSGRFLPDDKLPAEALLCEEYAVSRPVLREATRVLVAKGLVYSKPRVGTVVKARREWHMLDPDVLHWLMQSSPQNEFFNVLTSVRSIIEPAAAALAAQHATDADIAAINEAYQRMETAPTPEALLQPDLDFHSRIADATHNDLLANLCNMLSVAIAEALKHSNQRPNLHELALPRHKAILTAIENRDALGARHATLVQLDDARSALSVVLGTELS; encoded by the coding sequence ATGGATTACCGCAAACCTTCCGACCGTAAAAGCATGCACTCGCGCATCGTCCAGGAACTGGGCATGCAGATCGTCTCCGGACGCTTTTTGCCCGACGACAAACTGCCCGCCGAAGCGCTGCTTTGCGAGGAATACGCGGTCAGTCGGCCGGTGTTGCGTGAAGCCACGCGGGTGCTAGTGGCCAAGGGTCTGGTGTATTCAAAGCCCCGCGTGGGCACGGTGGTCAAGGCGCGCCGCGAATGGCACATGCTCGACCCGGACGTGCTGCACTGGCTGATGCAAAGTAGCCCGCAGAATGAATTCTTCAATGTGCTGACCAGCGTGCGCAGCATCATCGAACCCGCTGCGGCCGCCCTCGCCGCTCAGCATGCGACTGACGCCGACATCGCCGCGATCAACGAAGCCTACCAACGCATGGAAACCGCGCCGACACCGGAGGCCTTGTTGCAGCCGGACCTGGACTTCCACAGCCGGATTGCCGACGCCACGCATAACGACTTGCTGGCGAATCTGTGCAATATGCTGTCGGTGGCGATTGCCGAGGCGTTGAAGCATTCCAACCAGCGGCCGAATCTGCATGAGCTGGCGTTGCCAAGGCACAAGGCGATTCTCACGGCGATCGAGAACCGTGATGCGCTCGGCGCCCGGCATGCGACATTGGTGCAGCTGGACGATGCGCGTAGTGCCCTCAGCGTAGTGCTTGGCACCGAACTCTCCTGA
- a CDS encoding IlvD/Edd family dehydratase, with protein MSDKKPTLRSAQWFGTADKNGFMYRSWMKNQGIADHQFHGKPIIGICNTWSELTPCNAHFRQIAEHVKRGVIEAGGFPVEFPVFSNGESNLRPTAMLTRNLASMDVEEAIRGNPIDGVVLLTGCDKTTPALLMGAASCDVPAIVVTGGPMLNGKHKGKDIGSGTVVWQLSEQVKAGTITIDDFLAAEGGMSRSAGTCNTMGTASTMACMAEALGTSLPHNAAIPAVDARRYVLAHMSGMRAVEMVREDLKLSKILTKEAFENAIRVNAAIGGSTNAVIHLKAIAGRIGVELDLDDWTRIGRGMPTIVDLQPSGRFLMEEFYYAGGLPAVLRRLGEANLIPNPNALTVNGKSIGENTKDAPIYGEDEVIRTLDNPIRADGGICVLRGNLAPLGAVLKPSAATAELMQHRGRAVVFENFDMYKARINDPELDVDKDSILVMKNCGPKGYPGMAEVGNMGLPAKLLAQGVTDMVRISDARMSGTAYGTVVLHVAPEAAAGGPLAAVQEGDWIELDCASGRLHLDIPDAELAARMADLQPPQQLLVGGYRQLYIDHVLQADQGCDFDFLVGCRGAEVPRHSH; from the coding sequence ATGTCTGATAAGAAACCCACCCTGCGCTCCGCCCAATGGTTTGGCACGGCCGACAAGAACGGCTTCATGTACCGCAGCTGGATGAAGAATCAGGGCATCGCCGACCATCAGTTCCACGGCAAGCCGATCATCGGCATCTGCAACACCTGGTCGGAATTGACCCCGTGCAACGCGCACTTCCGCCAGATCGCGGAGCACGTCAAACGCGGGGTGATCGAGGCCGGTGGGTTTCCAGTGGAATTCCCGGTGTTCTCCAATGGCGAATCGAACCTGCGCCCGACCGCCATGCTCACCCGCAACCTGGCGAGCATGGACGTTGAAGAAGCGATTCGCGGCAACCCGATTGACGGTGTGGTGCTGCTGACCGGCTGCGACAAAACCACCCCGGCCCTGCTGATGGGCGCGGCCAGTTGCGACGTGCCGGCCATCGTCGTCACCGGCGGGCCGATGCTCAACGGCAAGCACAAGGGCAAGGACATTGGTTCCGGCACCGTGGTCTGGCAGCTCAGCGAACAGGTCAAGGCCGGCACCATCACCATCGACGATTTCCTCGCGGCCGAGGGCGGCATGTCGCGTTCGGCGGGCACCTGCAACACCATGGGCACCGCGTCGACCATGGCCTGCATGGCTGAAGCGCTCGGCACTTCGCTGCCGCACAACGCGGCGATTCCGGCGGTGGATGCACGGCGTTATGTGCTGGCACACATGTCCGGCATGCGTGCGGTGGAGATGGTTCGAGAAGACCTGAAACTGTCGAAGATCCTGACTAAGGAAGCCTTCGAAAACGCCATTCGCGTCAACGCTGCCATCGGTGGTTCGACCAACGCCGTGATTCACTTGAAGGCCATCGCCGGGCGCATTGGCGTTGAACTGGATCTGGACGACTGGACCCGCATCGGTCGTGGCATGCCGACCATCGTCGACCTGCAACCGTCCGGGCGTTTCCTGATGGAAGAGTTCTACTACGCCGGTGGCTTGCCAGCGGTACTGCGTCGCCTCGGTGAGGCCAATCTGATTCCCAACCCGAATGCGCTGACCGTCAACGGCAAATCCATCGGCGAGAACACCAAAGACGCGCCGATCTACGGCGAAGACGAAGTGATCCGCACCCTCGACAATCCGATTCGCGCTGACGGCGGGATTTGCGTATTGCGCGGCAACCTGGCGCCGCTGGGTGCGGTACTCAAACCGTCCGCCGCTACCGCTGAGCTGATGCAGCATCGCGGTCGCGCGGTGGTGTTCGAGAACTTCGACATGTACAAGGCGCGGATCAACGACCCGGAACTGGATGTCGACAAAGATTCGATCCTGGTCATGAAAAACTGCGGGCCGAAGGGTTATCCGGGCATGGCTGAAGTCGGCAACATGGGCTTGCCGGCCAAGTTGTTGGCACAGGGCGTGACTGACATGGTGCGTATCTCCGACGCACGTATGAGCGGCACAGCGTACGGCACGGTGGTTTTGCACGTCGCACCGGAAGCCGCAGCGGGCGGGCCTTTGGCGGCGGTGCAGGAAGGCGACTGGATTGAACTCGATTGCGCCAGCGGTCGTCTGCATCTGGACATCCCGGACGCCGAACTGGCGGCGCGCATGGCCGATTTGCAGCCACCGCAGCAATTGCTGGTGGGCGGTTATCGTCAGTTGTACATCGACCATGTGCTGCAGGCGGATCAGGGTTGTGACTTTGACTTCCTCGTCGGCTGCCGAGGCGCCGAGGTCCCGCGTCACTCTCACTAA
- a CDS encoding MFS transporter produces MSQELRLVRRITLKLIPFLILLYLIAYVDRSAVGFAKLHMGADIGIGDAAYGLGAGLFFIGYFLFEIPSNLMLERFGARRWFARIMITWGAITIGMAFVQGPHSFYVMRFLLGAAEAGFFPGVLYYITQWFPVRHRGKILGLFILSQPIAMMITGPVSGGLLGMDGILGLHGWQWLFIVIGTPAILLTWPVLRWLPDGPQQVKWMDQAEKDWLTGELKKDLQEYGQTRHGNPLHALKDKRVLLLALFYLPVTLSIYGLGLWLPTLIKQFGGSDLVTGFVSSVPYIFGIIGLLIIPRSSDRLNDRYGHLAVLYVLGAIGLFLSAWLSLPVAQLAALCLVAFALFSCTAVFWTLPGRFFAGASAAAGIALINSVGNLGGYIGPFVIGALKEYTGNLASGLYFLSGVMVFGLILTGIVYRVLERKHVLPVDQFAASARGATRT; encoded by the coding sequence ATGAGCCAGGAATTGCGGCTTGTCCGGCGCATCACGCTGAAACTGATTCCCTTCCTGATCCTGCTGTACCTGATCGCCTATGTGGATCGCTCCGCCGTCGGCTTCGCCAAGCTGCACATGGGTGCCGACATCGGTATCGGCGATGCGGCTTACGGCCTGGGCGCCGGGCTGTTCTTTATTGGTTACTTCCTCTTCGAAATCCCCAGCAACCTGATGCTCGAACGCTTCGGCGCGCGGCGCTGGTTCGCACGGATCATGATTACCTGGGGCGCGATCACCATCGGCATGGCCTTCGTGCAAGGGCCGCACAGCTTCTACGTGATGCGCTTTCTGCTCGGCGCGGCGGAGGCGGGCTTCTTCCCTGGCGTGCTGTACTACATCACTCAATGGTTCCCGGTGCGCCATCGCGGCAAGATCCTCGGGCTGTTCATCCTTTCGCAACCGATCGCCATGATGATCACCGGCCCCGTGTCCGGTGGCCTGCTCGGCATGGACGGCATCCTCGGCCTGCACGGCTGGCAGTGGCTGTTCATCGTGATCGGCACCCCGGCGATCCTGCTGACCTGGCCGGTGCTGCGCTGGCTGCCGGACGGCCCGCAGCAAGTGAAGTGGATGGATCAGGCTGAAAAAGACTGGCTGACCGGCGAGCTGAAAAAGGATTTGCAGGAGTACGGCCAGACCCGTCACGGCAACCCGCTGCATGCGCTCAAAGACAAACGCGTGCTGCTGCTGGCGCTGTTCTATCTGCCGGTAACGCTGAGTATTTATGGCCTGGGCCTGTGGCTGCCGACGCTGATCAAACAATTCGGCGGCAGCGACCTGGTGACCGGGTTCGTCTCATCGGTGCCATACATCTTCGGGATCATCGGCCTGCTGATCATTCCGCGCAGCTCCGACCGCTTGAATGATCGCTACGGGCATCTCGCCGTTCTGTATGTACTGGGTGCGATCGGCCTGTTCCTCAGCGCCTGGCTCTCGTTGCCGGTGGCGCAACTGGCGGCGCTGTGTCTGGTGGCGTTTGCCTTGTTCTCGTGCACCGCCGTGTTCTGGACTTTGCCGGGGCGCTTTTTTGCCGGTGCCAGTGCGGCGGCGGGGATTGCGCTGATCAACTCGGTGGGCAACCTTGGCGGTTACATCGGACCTTTCGTGATTGGTGCATTGAAGGAATACACCGGCAACCTGGCTTCGGGGTTGTACTTCCTTTCTGGCGTGATGGTGTTCGGCTTGATTCTGACCGGCATTGTTTACCGTGTGCTGGAACGCAAGCACGTTCTACCCGTCGACCAATTTGCCGCCAGCGCGCGGGGCGCAACCCGCACCTGA
- the araD1 gene encoding AraD1 family protein, whose amino-acid sequence MHLVQFELTNGERRVGAVDNGQVREVQDARSVRDLALAAIEAGSTLEQQVQTLGLGASHDYAQLLNDLRILPPLDHPDPAHMLVSGTGLTHLGSASARDKMHQQAGDEAAMTDTMRIFKWGVEGGKPAAGQAGVQPEWFYKGDGSIVVRPGQPFPLPPFAEDAGEEPEMAGLYIIGNDGKPYRLGFAVGNEFSDHVMERKNYLYLAHSKLRSCSYGPELRTGELPQHLAGTSRILRDGEVLWQNEFLSGEANMCHSLANLEYHHFKYSQFLRPGDVHIHFFGTATLSFADGIRTQPGDTFEISQADFGAPLVNGIAPVKAAFEPDSIGTL is encoded by the coding sequence ATGCATCTGGTGCAATTCGAATTAACCAACGGCGAACGCCGCGTCGGCGCGGTCGACAACGGGCAGGTCCGCGAAGTGCAAGACGCCCGCAGCGTGCGCGACCTGGCGCTGGCCGCGATCGAAGCAGGCAGCACCCTTGAGCAGCAAGTGCAGACCCTCGGCCTCGGCGCCAGTCACGACTACGCGCAGTTGCTCAACGACCTGCGCATTCTGCCGCCGCTGGACCACCCGGACCCGGCGCACATGCTGGTCAGCGGTACCGGCCTGACTCACCTGGGCAGCGCCTCGGCCCGCGACAAGATGCACCAGCAGGCCGGCGACGAAGCAGCGATGACCGACACCATGCGCATTTTCAAGTGGGGCGTGGAGGGCGGCAAACCGGCGGCGGGGCAGGCCGGTGTGCAACCGGAATGGTTCTACAAGGGCGACGGCAGCATCGTCGTGCGTCCGGGCCAGCCGTTCCCGCTGCCGCCGTTTGCCGAAGACGCCGGCGAAGAGCCAGAGATGGCCGGCTTGTACATCATCGGTAACGACGGCAAACCGTATCGCCTCGGTTTCGCGGTGGGCAACGAGTTCTCCGACCACGTCATGGAGCGCAAGAATTACCTCTACCTGGCGCACTCGAAATTGCGCAGTTGCAGTTATGGTCCGGAACTTCGCACCGGTGAATTGCCTCAACACCTTGCCGGCACCAGTCGAATCCTGCGTGACGGCGAAGTGCTGTGGCAGAACGAGTTCCTCAGCGGCGAGGCCAACATGTGCCACAGCCTGGCGAACCTCGAATACCACCACTTCAAATACAGTCAGTTCCTGCGTCCGGGCGACGTGCACATTCATTTCTTCGGCACCGCGACCCTGTCGTTTGCCGACGGCATCCGCACCCAGCCGGGCGATACCTTCGAGATCAGCCAGGCCGACTTCGGCGCACCGCTGGTCAACGGCATCGCACCGGTCAAAGCGGCTTTTGAACCGGACAGCATCGGCACCCTTTAA